The sequence CTCGGCAGTCAAGACAAAAGGGTGCCATGTAGGTATGGTTGTTTCACATGATTTTGGCTCTAGCACTGTGTGGTCGACGGCTACCAATGGTCACTTTCAACTGCTCTTCGACATACTCCAGCCACCCGCTCACATTGTGTCAGACAATGAACATCTTCTCTTGATCTATGGTCTATGTACAAGTCTAAGCTCAGTCTCTACACTGACCGGCCAGGTTTATCAACACGAAAGGGGGAATTTGTCCAGAAACGCAAAAAAGGCAAGGGGAAACAATACGAATATGAGCCAGCCCGTTCACTCTCCTTGGTAAGACACCCAGGAGCGACGAAGCACCATCAATTACAGACGGGCACGAGGCTGGCCCTTGGTTGGACCAGTGGGCACgttgctcttcttcggaGCGGACACGTAGCCACCGAGCTGATTGTCGGTGTTGATCACATTGCCCTGAGCGTCACGCTTGATACCGAGCTCCACCAGCTTGGCAAACACCTTGGCAAAGTGATCGAAGAACAGCTCCTTGTCCTCAGCGTATCGCTGGACCCAGGGCAGGAAGCCGGGGTCGGTCTTCAGTGCCATGTCGGTGGGCAGCATCATGAGgggctcctcatcctcctccgcaTCCGGATCCTCATACACGAATTGAGTCATTCCTGTGGCCAGCTTGCGTGGCTTCCAGTCGAGTTGCAGCAGAAGCTTGAAGAAAGAGTTGGAGAATCGAGTGGGATTCGTCACCCAGGGACCCTCGAATCCGCTGCGGTCACCGTGGCAGCGACCAAGGTTGTGACCTCCAGCCAACGCAACAATCTCTTGATCATTGAAGCCCATACGGTTGAAAATGAATCGCAAATGATCGGCACCCAGAGCTCCGTCGGGGAGACGCCCCCGGGGAGGCACCTTGGAGTCATCGACCAGGTCGGTTCGGCCCCCCTGCCAGGGAATGTCCGGACCGCCAAGCTCCTTAATCGCGACGACACCCGCCAATGTCCACAAGTCTGAATAGGTGATCCACGGGTGCTTTTCCTTGATCGGCTCGAGGAAAGCACGGCCATGCTGAAGACCAGCGTTAGCCGGGTCGCCACCCTCTGCCTCGTAACGCATGCCGGCGCCGTTCGAGCCGCCGGTGTCGGACTCGGCGTCATATGTACCGGAAGAGTGCCTACATTCGATGAGAAAGACCTCGTTAGCGTTCTTGCTCACAGTCCATGGGTTGGTGTCTGGTCAGGCAGCGGAACCAGACAAGTCTACTCGGTCGTTGACACAACAAACGACCACAAAGCAGAGCAACTCACCATGCTAGGCGCACAAAGACTGGACCTGCGCTACCGTCATCATATCCGGGCTTCTGGAGTTGAGCGGCGATATCCTTTTGGACCGCATCGAAATCACCGTGACGACTCATTCTCGGCCGATAAGACCCAGGGACAAGGTGCAACTGAATGTGATGGTGAATCGAACTCGCTTTGACTGTGATTCGATGCGACTTTGGTTCGCCTTATTATAACGTTGTCAAGGGGGAAGAACGAAAAAATATTGTAAAGAAGACACTTGGGGGGAAACtcgagggaaaaaaaagggaagggtCGTGAATCTGGAGTAAGACTTCCACATGAAGGCCACCCAGTGGATCCACAGGACGAATCAGTCCGCCCATAATTCTCACTCAAAAGTTGCCGAGGTTCTTTGGTCGGTTCATGGGCGCGACAGAATTGCCCATGAGTTTATCGCCGATGCAGCCTGTGGGGGCTTTTTGCCTTTCCCCATCGAATATGTGAGTGATAGCAAGGGATCATCTCATACCTGTGGCGAGGTTTTCCGATGATCGGCTGGCAGGCAACGTATCTCGGACCCTCGATTCACTGTCAtcgagatggaaaagaaaagtattCTGCGTGGCACGAGGCACGATCAGATTATCGTGCAGAAAGAAGAGGGTGAGGTCATGTCACGTCGCCCGATCAAATGCCGTCGGTCACAGATCTGCTTGCCTCGGATGTTAAAATCTCGGGTCGTTTCACGCGGCTAGCCCGCCCGAGTCGGACTCAGGAGTTTCCATGTAGAATGTTATTCTTATTGCCTCCCCCTGTTTACATTTTGGAGTAGTATTTACATTGAGCGTTATCTTTCGGTCGCTCTCGGTCTAGCCCAGAACTTCTCAACAGACTGACTTATGATTGAACTTCCTCCTGTGATGGTAAATCCTTCAGATGGGCATTTAGACCCAGTTGCTTTGTTTAGCCGCCCTctaggggaaaaaaaaagaaaaaagagaagttCCCAATGATAAGGGCTTGCAGTCGAGAGCAGCAATCAAATTGCGATTTACCATACATCCTAACGAGCGCCTGCATCTTCTAGTGTACCTGATCACACCGTTCCATGGCACTGGCAATGGAGGAATGAAAACCGCGTTCATTGCTAGTATTAGAATCTTTGACTAGCTATGGCAATACATTGTTTTCGTTGCCCTCGCcagcctctttcttcccgCTCTTCGTCGCCGCCAACTCCGgatcttccttcttctcgttcCGTGTCGACGATCCTGAGACACTCATGCGATCGAATCGCATGGCCCGGCGGCTCCGCGACTGGCGAAGGAGACCACCGCTCTTCACCCCCTGAAGCTGCGTTTTTAACGCATGAACGCGATTTTCCAGGGACGCGATCCTAGCAGCATATTTCGTGCCCATGGCATCCATTCCACGGGCGAGGTGCACATAGTCCCGCTGCAACTGACGATGCCGCAGCTTGAGGCGGCCAAGCTTTCGTTCCAGACGCTCTTGGGCCTTCTGATTGTTGTGGCCGATAGTTTTGAGGACGGCATCAATCTGTAAGATGTTGTCGTCGCTGAGGATGCCTTTGTCGTGGTAGGACCGCACGGCCAGGAAGGTGGTGACGATATCGTCCGCGAGGGAGTTGATCAGCTTGGTGCGATCGGCATCGCTGTGCATGTGTTGGACCTGTTCGAGACGGAGAGCCGAATAACCAGGTTGGAAATAGGGATTTTGGGCGTGGGCGTCAGATGGACCTGATTTGAAATGTTGCGGGTTTGATTCTGGAAGCGTTCCAGGTCCAGAATCTTCTCGGTCTCTGTCGATGGATTGGGACATTGCGAACGGGATTCGGCCTAGTGAGGGAGATATTCACGGTGAGGCTGTTGACACTAAGGTGAGGTGACGATTTAAAAGAGAGGTTGACGATACCAAGGTGAGTGGAGTTCGAGGATATCAAGGTTGGGTTGATGGTATCAAGGCGATGCTGAGGAAGTGATCACGAACCATAGGTGAGGGAAAGCATCATATAGGGTTgtttttgaagaaaaaaacatgGGCAAGACCTAAGCCATGTGCATGACGCGATGACCCGCCGCTTAGTTTTTTCAAGCAAAGGTGCGATTACTTctttcagaaaaaaaaacgcaaaTCCCATTCTTTGAGTCGATCTACCTACAGTACAGATTGGCGCGCAATTTAGCTTCTCAAAGAGATCCCATGCTTCCTAAGGTAGGCTTTATGCTTCATGAAAGCGCTTTGtttgagcagcagcagcagatgaTTCAATGCCATACTTGGGCAACGCAGGTTCCATCAGAGTGAAAGCTCCGCTACAATAGCGTCTCCAAGCTCCTTGGTGCCCATTTTTCCTCCTAGATCAGGCGTGCGCAAACCTTTGTCAAGAACCCGTCGGACTGCATCCTCGATTCGCTGCGCCTCGACCTCCATGTTGAGAGAATACCGAAACATGAGAGCAACGCACAGGATCATGGCAATCGGGTTGGCAATGTTTTTGCCAGCAATCCTTGAAGGAGGTCAGCACTGAACACACATTCATCCTTCAGGAACGTGAACACCTACGTTGGGGCCGAGCCATGCGTAGGCTCATAAAGCCCGTACGGCCTGGTCTTGAGAGTCTTGTCACCGGGTAGGCCGTTCAGGCTTGCACTGGGAAGCACTCCAAGGGTCCCGATGATTGACCCTGCCTGGTCGGATATCATATCGCCGAATGTGTTATCTGCGAGGATGACCCCATTCAAAGCTCGTGGATTGGTTGCCAGGATCAATGATGCCGAATCGGCCAGCTGGTGGATCAATTTCAGCTGTGGGTATTCAGCGGCCATTGTTCTCTCGACCACACGACGCCAGAGTCGAGATGATGCCAACACATTTGCTTTGTCTAGTGATATCACTGGCCAGGGAGGACTGTGGCGGAGTGCAACTTCAGCAGCAACACGAGTCACTCGCTGAACCTCTGCTTCTGAATACCCCCACTCATCCATTGCTTCATCGAAGCCAAACATTAGCCAAGGGGATATCCCATCCAGTGCGAACAAAAAGCCAAGTCATACCATACGCTTCCTCTTCGACTTTTCTTCCAAAGTAGGCGCCACCGCAATTCTCTCGTACCACCACGAAATCCACCCCTTTAGTTCCAGTGGCATCCTCTTCCGAATTAAAGAGAATCTCATGGCGAAAGGGGCTGAACTCCTTGGTGATTGATGAGCTAGGAGAGTCTGAAGAGCAGGGCCGTAGATTTGCATAGATGTCCATTGCTTTCCGAAGCTGCAGGAGACCCCCCTCGGGTCCATCGAGCCCACGCCGAGCATTGTCCCATTTAGGGCCTCCAACGGCGGCAAAGAGCACCGCATCTGAGGCCAGTGCTGCTTGCTTAACCTGCTCGGTAACAGGAGTTCCGGAAATGTCAATACTACAGCCTCCAATTAATTCCTCCCGAAGCACAAAGGTATGTTCCGGACTGTCGAATACTTTCAGCACTTTGATGGCCTCGGTCATGACTTCGGGGCCTATCCCATCGCCCGGGAGGACAAGAATGCTGTGACTCTGAGGCATGCTGAAGCTGGACTGTCGGTCTCGGGGATAAATCAAACAAATTGTGTGAGTTGCTGTCCAGGAGAGACTGTCTTGATGTTAAAAGGCCTGAATTAAAACGACTTTATTCAACGTCGGTCTTCAACCGAACAATGCGGGGGCCTCGGGATTTCCCCGATTGGGGCGATGGCCTCGTACAAGGTTGCCCCAGGATTCAGAGATTTGAGAGGCGCACGGGGGATACGGACGCATATTGGTTCATTGAGTGACCAAAGAGAACAAGACTGATCTATATACACTCATTACGAGGCAGGATTATCGTGTATGTGCTTGATGGTGAGGAAAATCGTGCTTCATGGCTAGCTCACTGTGAACAGCTATTCATAGGGTACAGAGAGTCCATCAAAATTACTAGTAGGACTATGGACGCAGACACGCTAGTGTCAGTGTCAGCATATGGGCATGAATCTTTCAGTCTTCATAACCACTACAGCCAACCTTAGAGGTCATCTTCCAATTGGTCCCCACTGGCGTTGGTGGTCGTGCGGGCTGACAGCATGTGCTCGGGTCTTCCCCTCGCGTTTGCACTGTTTGCAGAGCTTTATCCACTTGTGGTTCATCATCCCCGcgcaaaaaaaagttgtcCAAGTATCTTTGTCGCGAACAGAGAGAGATCGTCTGCCTTCCCAGTCTCTTTGCGTGAACATGTCTCGTGTCGAGGAGCTTCCCGATGATTTCGATGAGTCACTCAAGCTCAATGAGGTGCCCCAGCAGGCCCCTCAGGATCTGCCACAGCCGGGGCTTGACCCTCTGATCGCGGCGAATCAAGCGCCTTTTCCGATCAATGAGGAGAAATTGAAGGAGCTCATTAATGACCCCAATGCACCGAATATGCCACCAGGCCTGGCCTCGGTCAAGTCGCATTCTCTTGAAGAGCTGAAGGAAATGATGAACAAAACGCCTCTTTTCATGACGGACATCGATAATGCTGGCGATGAAAGTACGTCTGTACCACTGGCGGCTTCTACATTTTCAATCTCTGATGCCAAACACTAAATCAAAAATGTTCTCTAGATGGCAATAATGAACTTCTTGATGCACTGCAGGCGCTCCAAAACGAGGGTACCCGAGGTGAAGTTGCGCAAAACTACAAAGAGCAAGGCAATGAGGCGGTCCAGGAAAAGCGATGGATCGATGCCAAGGAGATGTACACCAAGAGTATTGCTGTGATATATGCAAAGGAAGACAAGTGGGAGAAGTCGGAGGATCCGGAAGCGGAGAAAAAAACCTTGCGACAGATGGAGGAACTATCCCACATCAATCGGGCATTATGCAATCTTGAGCTTGGTGAGTCCCGATTACTCTTGGTGATGGAAATGACGCTCAATCACTTTTGCTCAACTCTTTGCAGGCAACTACCGCTCTTGCACCCTTGACTGCGCAGCGGTCATCAAAGTGAACCCGAAGAATGTCAAGGCTTACTACCGTTCGGCAACGGCTTTGCTCAAGCTTGACAAAGTACCGGAGGCCGAGGACGCAGCCTCGCGGGGCTTGGCGATCGATCCAACGAACAAAGCCCTCCAGACCATAGCTGCCAAGGTTGCTGATCGCAAGGCCCAGATCGAGCGGATTGCTGCGAAGCGCAAGGCTGAAGAGGAGCTTACGCGTAAGCAGAACCTCGTTCTCAGCACAGCTCTGCGGGCTCGCCAAATCCGGACCCGGAAAACCGACCAGCCCCCGGACATGGAAGACACCAGAATTCGATTGGTTCCCGATCCGCTTTCGCCGGAGAGCTCGATTGAGTTCCCTGCTGTCTTCCTGTACCCCATGGATGCCCAGTCCGACTTTATCAAATCATTTTCTGAGATGCATTCCATCGTGGATCACTTGGATTATATCTTCCCGCTCCCCTGGGATACAAAGAAGGAGTACACGATCAACAACGTCGAGTGCTTCAGCAGACAGTCTCTGGTTTGAGTCAAGGCCGGAAAGAATTGCCCTTGTTACATCCTTTCCGGAGGAAAGGTCGAGGTTGTCGACGAATTGGTCAGGGTCTACGTGGTCCCACTGTCTAAAACCGGCACTTTCATCGCCGAGATGAAGGCTCGCAAGGAGGGTTGAGTGTACCGAAATTGATCAGCTTGATTCCAACTTCTTGCCCCTGAGCTCGTGAAAGGCGGAGTCATAGCAGGCATCACCAGGACTGATACTTTCCGTTGTTTTAACGCGGTGCATCGTGGAGACCATGCAGCCTACTTGCAATCCTTCTATAGCGCAGCGACGCTCGCCTACCACGTGTGCTGCGTTTGTTTGGCCCCTTCCACCAAAGGCAACAACTCGGATCGGCTTGATACCCATGATTTAATGATGACACGATGTACATACTCCATAGCTTTCCCCGCCTTCCTGTATAAACCACTGCGCTAGCGCTGTAGCGCTCCTCTGAGCGATCGCAACGTGCTCGTCCTTGACCCCCCGGACTACATACTTCGTTTTGTCGTGAGGCTGACCGTGAAACGAGTATTCGACCTCGGCATTCACGACATGAGAAAGCTACACGAGAGGTGCCTTGCTATCGGCTTCCTCGTCTAGGCGTCAGACGAATTGGCACCCCCTATTATGAAAATTTTTACGCACGGGCCGGCCTGATATCTGGCTTTCACATGCATAGTCTGCGAAAAGCAGTCTCTCCCGACTACTTCCTACCATCGATGCCCCTGAGTGGTTCTAGCTGCAGTAAAGGATGTCAGATGAATCACACTTGGCTCCAATCTACCGACTAGGCTCAACTCACATCATGAGGGGCTGTAGCTGTCTACCGGCTGAATTGTCATGGTGTCGAACCCCTGCCAAATCGACTTCATCGAGCGACGCTATTCTCCTCTTGGCTACGCATCCGTGACTTTACCCCGTGGGCAAAGAATTGGAGAGCCATGAAATCTCCACAGTTCATTCGCCTCCGGATCCGAGAGCCTACTAGTGAGTGACAGTACTTGGACTTTCGCCTCTTGGCATGCATGTCGTATTTATCCGGAACATTTTCTGGCTCCTCGATATCCCCTGCTGTCGCCAAGGATGAGGGGAATTCGATTAGGCTTTCTTCAGCAGCTTCCAGCCCGTGAGAGAATGCGGGGATAAGCATCTGTTTCCGCGTGGCGGAAAGAATTCTCCCGGCTTCTGCAGAATCCTCAACACGGAGCTCTCTCCGCGATGAAGAAACAGGAACGTGCGCAGACTTCGACTGGCCGCCCCTTTCCACCAGATCTTCCGCGAtttggaagaagatgagtaGATTTTCGAACAGGAATTGAGAAAATGTAACTCAGAGGAAAAATCCGGGGATTTGAATCTCATGACAGAGGATCGAATCGGCTAGGGCCCGCAGAATCCACATCTCTGCCTTCATCCAACTTGAAACGCTGGGAACTCTCGGCTAGAGTCCACCACTTGCTCCTTTCTATCGGCTAGTTGCTAGTTGGATCCATCGTTCCTCCATTGGTCATAGCTCAGACTACCGGCTGCTGAGTTTAGTGTCCCATTATCATCTGACATCCTCCGAGTCTGAAGATGCAGATCAATTCAGCCGGAGAGATCATTCCGGTCCAAAAGCCACTTTTACGAGTTTCGCTTGTGCGTGTTCTCGACTGTGTTGCCCCCATGCGGGTTGACAGTCCTTCTGATTGAGCCTATCCGATTCCAGATGTGTGTTTCTGCAGTAAATTCAATTTTCTATCGGACAATCCTATGGCTGTCCTTGTTTCAGCCGCGACTCCTTCGCCACGGGGCGTTTGTCCGAGAGGACGTAGGATACAGACGCTTCTTTCGCTCTCCCCGCCGGACTTTAGGCATGGATTCGTTCGTTTGACCCGGCCGTGGCTTCGTACATAAATGACAGAATCCCCAGACGTGAATACAGTGGATTAGAAGAGATCCAGAGTAGTCTTCAACCCTCGCCATCTTATCGATCTTCACGATGGTTCATCTGTCTGCCACCTCCCTGCTTTTGGCAGCGGGAATCTTGCCCAATCTGTATGTATTGCTATTCCGCCACGAAGAGCTGTTTGGCGTCGTGTTTCAAGGGATGAGCTAATCTAGTACAAAGTGCCCTCGGTGCCGGATTGAACGACGCTGCCAAAGCAATCGGACAGGTCTACTTCGGATCCGCTACCGACAATCCTGAACTGAGTGATTCTGCCTACGTCAAGCAGCTCAGCAACACAGCCGATTTTGGCCAGATCACGCCTGGAAACTCCCAAAAGGTACATTCTCCGACCAGGATTGTCAGGTCGCTGTTCCGCACGTTGCTAATGCTTGAGTCTTGGATTGGTAGTGGGATGCCACAGAGCCAtcgcgaaatttcttcaccttctctgGAGGTGACACTGTTGCCAAGTTGGCTCAGTCCAATGGCCAAAAGCTGCGATGCCACAACCTGGTCTGGCACAGCCAGCTTCCTAGCTGGGGTATGTCTCCCTCTGCTTCGAATCGAATGTCTCTCGGTTGTTAACAGAATTTCAAGTTACCAACGGCAACTTCAACAATGCGACGTTGATTTCCATCATGAAGAACCACATCACCAACCTGGTCCAGCACTACAAAGGGCAGTGCTACGCGTGGGACGTCGTGAACGAGGGTGAGTGCTTTCGTTTCTTATTTTCAACTTGGATGATCTATTTATCTGATATCGAACAGCTCTGAACGAGGACGGATCATATCGCCAGAGTGTTTGGTATAACACCATCGGCCCGGCCTACCTCCCCATCGCCTTTGCCACTGCTGCTAGTGTGGACCCTACTGTCAAACTCTACTACAATGATTACAACATTGAGTACTCCGGCGCCAAGGCCGCCGGTGCCCGAAGAATTGTCGAGCTTGTTCAGTCCTACGGTGCCAAGATCGACGGAGTTGGTCTCCAGGCTCACTTCATCGTCGGCAGCACCCCCAGCAAGGACGACCAAAAGAAGGTCATGGCCGGTTACACTGCCTACGGAGTTGAGGTTGCCATCACGGAACTTGACATTCGTATGAACTTGCCCTCGACCAATGCGCAGCTCACCCAGCAGGCCACCGACTACAGCAACACCGTCAGCGCCTGTGTTGAGACCAAGAACTGCGTCGGTATTACCATCTGGGACTGGACTGACAAGTACTCCTGGGTTCCAAGCACTTTCTCTGGACAAGGCGCGGCCTGCCCCTGGGACTCCAACTTCCAGAAGAAGCCTGCCTACAACGCTATTCTGAACGCCCTGAACGCTGGCAGCAGCACCGGCGGTGGCTCAcccactaccaccaccaccaccactgccGCCGCGACGACCACCACTGCCCCCGGTGGAAGCGGATCTACTGGTGGCATGGCTCAGCACTGGGGACAGTGCGGTGGTAACGGCTGGACTGGCCCTACTACCTGCGCCAGCCCCTACACTTGCCAGGCCTCCAACCCCTGGTACTCTCAGTGCTTGTAAGCGACTTGAGCGCTATTTGAAAAGACGCCCACAAGGTCTCCTTTGCGTATTGACACCCTGGGAGATGGGGTCAACTGTCTATGCCTCGATTTATCCGGCCACCGGGCAAACTCTTGTGCTTGGTATCGGTCGACCAGTACGCTATATTATCTAGAACTACTTTCAAACATTGACAACTTGATCAGAATTCGCGAGACCATCAATCCAGACAAACCGGTTTCTGTACATAATCATGGTAGTCGTCAACGGCTATACTGAAGCCCACTCTTTGGTTTTAGACCCTGTATGTGGAATCGAGCTCGGCCTTTTTGTTCCGGTATAGTATGAAGTGAACTTATGAAATGAAACCAGGTATCTACACTTCAAATATGATTTGGAAACCCACGATCCATTCTTGGTTCCAGATGGAGAGGTAAAGACATGTTTCAGCCCTGGCTATGCAAGTAAGCTTCTCGACCTAATGGCTGGAATAGCTATGTCTCCGAAAGTCATAAGCAAGCTATTTTTCAGGAACATAATTGCATATGAATAATAACCTGCGTTGAACGTTCAAATCTCCCGAAGAGGTTTGGGTAGATCATAGTGGGTTTCCTGTGAACGCCGGTTCAAGAGGACCAATGTGAAACCGGAGATGTTTGGCCTACCACGGATTTCATGATGTACACTCTGCAATGCACAGTATAGAGTGGCGGACGAATGCTTGTTTCTATAATTGCCCGATAGCTGCGAGAATCTATTGAACCCCTGCAATGGAGGCCCATGGAAATTCTGGACGGCCGCTGCCGTCCAGAGCGTGACTTGGTCTCGTGACTTCACTTCGACGTTCTGTCCTCTCTGGTTCGACAAAGTCTTCGAGGCTTCCGCAGCTTTACATCCCCCTGCATCTTGTTCCTTGGTTGGCCAATCTCCCAATCTGTGTGACAGGCTCTGCTCAGCACTAGTCCAGACTCGATTGTAGTATAGTGTACGACTAACCGATACTACCCACAGTCGACCAAGTCGGAGCGTCTGGCCAAGAACGCGAGGGCTAGCATCTCCACCTGGGCCGAACAAACTCCGTTGGACTAGTTCCATCGCCTACGGCTGATCGTACTGAATCCGGCGCAAAGTCCTCTGTCACCCCTTCCTCTGTCGCCCACTCGCCGACACGTCACCCTTCACGTCCTCATCTCGACAACGTTCTCCGTTCTTCTGGCCATCATTTCTTGACGGGACCAATCATTTCTGCTTATCTACCCAACTCGGTGAAATCCCAGCTCTCCTCTAGCGTCCAAAACGGCCAGACCCTCATAGCCGCTCTGCAAGTTCGTTTCGAGCCTGCCTCATCCCTGGATTCCCGTGCAAGCTCTTCCGCCCGTCTCTCTCCGTCGCCTGGCGCTCGCTCTCTCTTCGGTCCGTGCGGCGCAACAATCAAAGGCGCCTTTTTGAGTCTCCCGAGTCGAGTCACCGCGGCTTTCCCTTGGATTGAGATCGCATTATTGCGGAGAGGACATTCTCCCGCTGAACGTTCCACT comes from Penicillium oxalicum strain HP7-1 chromosome I, whole genome shotgun sequence and encodes:
- a CDS encoding putative heme-binding peroxidase, with protein sequence MSRHGDFDAVQKDIAAQLQKPGYDDGSAGPVFVRLAWHSSGTYDAESDTGGSNGAGMRYEAEGGDPANAGLQHGRAFLEPIKEKHPWITYSDLWTLAGVVAIKELGGPDIPWQGGRTDLVDDSKVPPRGRLPDGALGADHLRFIFNRMGFNDQEIVALAGGHNLGRCHGDRSGFEGPWVTNPTRFSNSFFKLLLQLDWKPRKLATGMTQFVYEDPDAEEDEEPLMMLPTDMALKTDPGFLPWVQRYAEDKELFFDHFAKVFAKLVELGIKRDAQGNVINTDNQLGGYVSAPKKSNVPTGPTKGQPRARL
- a CDS encoding 3-isopropylmalate dehydrogenase B, coding for MPQSHSILVLPGDGIGPEVMTEAIKVLKVFDSPEHTFVLREELIGGCSIDISGTPVTEQVKQAALASDAVLFAAVGGPKWDNARRGLDGPEGGLLQLRKAMDIYANLRPCSSDSPSSSITKEFSPFRHEILFNSEEDATGTKGVDFVVVRENCGGAYFGRKVEEEAYAMDEWGYSEAEVQRVTRVAAEVALRHSPPWPVISLDKANVLASSRLWRRVVERTMAAEYPQLKLIHQLADSASLILATNPRALNGVILADNTFGDMISDQAGSIIGTLGVLPSASLNGLPGDKTLKTRPYGLYEPTHGSAPTIAGKNIANPIAMILCVALMFRYSLNMEVEAQRIEDAVRRVLDKGLRTPDLGGKMGTKELGDAIVAELSL
- a CDS encoding Endo-1,4-beta-xylanase D is translated as MVHLSATSLLLAAGILPNLALGAGLNDAAKAIGQVYFGSATDNPELSDSAYVKQLSNTADFGQITPGNSQKWDATEPSRNFFTFSGGDTVAKLAQSNGQKLRCHNLVWHSQLPSWVTNGNFNNATLISIMKNHITNLVQHYKGQCYAWDVVNEALNEDGSYRQSVWYNTIGPAYLPIAFATAASVDPTVKLYYNDYNIEYSGAKAAGARRIVELVQSYGAKIDGVGLQAHFIVGSTPSKDDQKKVMAGYTAYGVEVAITELDIRMNLPSTNAQLTQQATDYSNTVSACVETKNCVGITIWDWTDKYSWVPSTFSGQGAACPWDSNFQKKPAYNAILNALNAGSSTGGGSPTTTTTTTAAATTTTAPGGSGSTGGMAQHWGQCGGNGWTGPTTCASPYTCQASNPWYSQCL